The region GCGAGTTTtgcgaattttgaaaaaaagtttgcagGACAAAAGTCATGTTATCACACATTCACCTGTTCACTTACAAAATGAGCAAATCGCAGTATCCACGCATGACAATGAAGAGGAAACGATACGatcaagtttggaaaaaaacggaatgtTATTGGTTCAGTTTCCGTTCAACGCACATGACCCTCGGGCTCGGCAGTATTACTATTCTGAGGATCCGTATCATTTTAcgtacaaaaaatacaaaatcaacgaaaaaactGTCCACAGATGAAAACAACGAAAGGCTAGATTCAATTGTATTTGTCGTATGTATTCTGTTAGTCCGACGCAggttgaattatttcatcagAGATTACTGCTACTGACAGTTGAAAGTGcgaaaaattatatgaaaatagTTAATGGAAATGTTCATCAGACATTCACAGCAATGAGTTGAGCTCGAGGTTTAATCGAAGATGACGAAAAGTGGAAAGGCACAATGGACGAAGCTACAACCTGGATGATGCCACGAAGACTTAGAAGGCTGTTCGTTAGAATACCTATATACTGTCAACCAGTTCACCCAAAagatctttggaaaaaattcaaagactaAATAGCTGAAGATTATTTACGCAAAGAGGGGGTGTCGCGTGGACGAGCAAAAGCCTATGCACAAATGAGTGAAATGTCGAATGCGGAGGGTTAGAGTCTTGCTGATTTTCCGAAAATGCCATGCAATGCCATGTGCTCGATTTCTTGACTTATTCGTCGGGTGAGGCGGTGACTGTGGATACGTCTGGGATAAATCGTCTTTACTACAAATTTAAACCTAGGAATCGCCGTACTATTTGGCGGTCCTGCGGAGCGGCCTTCTGGGTGATTGCCTGCGTTTTTTCCGGGTCAATGTGAATGTCGTCTTTGTTGATAATATGCTCGAGGTACTCCAAGCTAGCTACGCAGAATTGACATTTTTCTGGGTTTATCCTTAGTCGGCCAGGCGGTGGAACACAGCCTCTCTCAGGCGGTGGAACACAGTGGCCAGGTGTTTCAGGTGATCCTCTAAATTGCCGTCCACTACGATAATGTCGTCGAGGTATGCAAATGCATATGTCCCGAGTTCAGGGCCTATGACTcggtcgcgtcgtcgtcggataGTTGCGGGCGCCGAGTGGAGTCTAAACGGCATGACTTGCCTCTGCCTGCTGCGGTTAATGCAGTGATTGGTCGGCTCGGGTCCGCCATCGAGACCTGCCAATATCCATTCTTCCGGTCGATAGTGAATAGATAGCGTGCGCCTCGTAGCTTATCGAGAGTGGCGTTGACTTGCGGTAGTGAATATGCGTCACGCTATGAGACTCCGCTTACTCTGCCGTCGCCCACGCAGAAGCGTGGTTTGCCATCTTCCTTTTTCATGATAACTACTGGCGAGCTCCAGGAACCGTTTGACGGTTCGATTGTTATCGGCGAGCATCTTGTCGACCTCTTGATCTATGACTTGCTAGATGCTAGGGTTTCTCGGTTGGTACCATAGACCTATGAAATATAGGGACGGAGCACAAAGTCCCATCTTAGGTAAGGGGGTGAACTTAGTAGAtcgggagagaaaaagtatcCCCTGTAGCGCATGAGCGCAGTACGCCGCGAATTAAATCAAATGTAGTGCATTACTACATCGTTTGTAGTGCGAAAGACTTGTCTCATAAAATAAAACCTGCCACTTCAAGCTTTTTCCGAAATACAATTAACAACTAATAACACGCATCAAAACTAAACTTTCGCAtgtaaatattgaatataattatacacataaACATAAATCATGTGTAATAACAGTACAGTTgctgtgaaaaaaacattcaaacaCATAATTCAaagtcaaatttatttattgggGGAAAAATTCCATATGTACAGTTAATATATAGCACAGTCACACGGTTGGTGTCACAGTCGATATTTGAAAGGTCTTCTGAAATTAAGAATGCACAATTTAAGTTATTGTCGAAAAATCATTAGACGAAAATCAGATTCAGCTATGCAGGTGACAAAACAAAATCATGCGAAAATTCGTAAACTACTCGTACAAGTGCATAGAAATGATAATAGCATCTATATGTGTATGATACAAAGGTAAGGGAAAACTAATAATAGAATGGTGAAGAACAGGTAAGAAGGAACTATAAAATCAGAAAGATGGAATGATCTTTTATCTAACAAGGTAtagatttatacatatgtgttgTAACGCCGCTTCCGCTCCCCGAAGGAATACAAAGAACTGTCCACGACGCGCCCTACGGCGCTCTTCTCTATGCACTTCAGATCTCAAAAtcccaaaaatcaaaattctgaattttccaCGCAAATCTCAAAATAAGACCGTTGGACGCCAGACGCACTTTGCGTCAATAAATCAAacgaattacaaaattaaccaaaatactgaaaaaaagTGCAATAGAGTCTCACGACGAATGCGCTCGGCTAACTCACCTCCGCGACAGATGTTTGTGGTAGAGGGGCAGGGTTGCCAATTCaattgttcttttatttttataatcatttGGGCACCATGTTGTAACACAAAATGTACGACTCAATAAACAACAGTCAGTTCAGTTTTAACAATATGATGCTTCAATGCAACTAGGTGTCAGAGCTTCCAAATACAGAATTCACAAAATATAGCTCTTTGGCCCAAAAGACTCAATACAATGCAAACTCTATGCTACGGCACGACTCCGAGGGAGTCGGGGCGATACGATAGAAAAAGACGGcaagaaaatataatagtaCGAGATCAGGGATGCGCACAAATACGCTAGCTACAATTAAACGTGGAGATCAACTATTAATTACTCAAATTACAAATTCCCAATACAAATTACAATACTCAAAAATTACGCTAATTCTCCACGGCTACTTCTACGCCTGCAATACTCTCGGAAACGTGACAGTGACTCTAAATTCATGCGTCGCGATCGATCACATGGCAAATACTCAAAATTACCTTGCAACTATATCACATAGCGGATATAGCCAGGAATACGTAATATAAAGCagcaaaatacaaaatagCAAAATACCCAATAGCAAAATTCACAATAATCAAAATAGCAAAAGATTCTGAGCCAAATATTATCTCAGATTATAGCTCCTaagaacgaaaacgaaaaggcGTCAGCCAGTCACGAATTAACACATTCCAAATTCtccaaataatcaaaaatcgtCGTGACCTGGTCGTACGCAAAAGAGActcaaaatacaaaattatgCGACGGTAGGGCTTTCTGGGCCAACAACCGTGACGCAAATACAAAATTACTCGACGATAGGGCTTTCTGGGCCAACAACCGCGTGGTAACACCCAAAAATGACCAGGCCTGACCCAATACGTTACATTTTAGGGTTAATTCGTGGCTTTAAAGTAAGAAAGTAAGGCTTACCTCaacgatagaagaaaaagaagaacgatgGATCAGAAAAGGAAGGGGCAAAAAAACACTAAATGACTTTAAGAAAactgtgggggggggggggggggctttgGGGGAGCGGTACGATAATCGATGATGATTCCGTGTAGCCGGGTCGACGGTCAGACGTAGAAGAGAAGGATCCTTCGATCCGTCCTGCCGAATATCGATATCTGGAGGGAGTAGCTTCCGATGTTTGATTGGTCGCTAGATCACTCCAGCGACACCTTAGCTGCGCTGACTGCGCAGGATGAACTGGATGGCTACTGCTTCAGACTGCACGGACCCTGCTGTACCCTGACGCTTCTCTCGTTATTCGCTGGGTGTCACTCCCGGAACCACCGCCGCCTTGGAGTAGCCCCCAACCCTGGGCCCACACGTCACCTCGCTAACTGGGGGTTGTTTGGCCTCGGTGCGACGACCTTCACGTTGGATCCTCGCCGGACCGCACCAGGATCGGCGTAGGGGGTCACCTGAACCCCGCTCCCGCAATTCTGCTGCTCCTTCGGGTGAATGATGTAGCCGGGGCCTTTCTGGGGCAACCGCGGAGTCAACACGGCGTCCGGAGGGTGGTTGTTGTTGGGGTGGTTCGGCGCCTGGCCGAGAAGTCGGGATGGTAGGAGGATCTACTGTGGAGTTCATCTCACGGCCTTATACGCTGCCATCCGGCATCCACGGAGTTGGTACGATACGATAGTTGGGGAAATATGCGGCAGTGAAAAAGTCGTCCACTGTGCTCTCCGGGAAGACATCATGGCGATACGAGATGGTAGACGCTGATCTTCGTCCGTTTCTTGCGGCAACCAGAGCTGCGCGTCTTTTGGGGCTACTTTTACTTCGTCCGATGCAGTTGGGTCCGTGAGCCTTCCACAGTAGCATCCGTCGGGCTGTGGTATTCCCTCGGTGGTCGGGCTCCAGGTCATGGGGAGGAAtggaatgggaaaaaaaaaaaattaatgctaTAATACAAACTACCTAAATCTGTCACTGTTTGCCGAGAGTATCCCGCCGATCCGGCCGTATTTTCGCGAAGTTGAATGACCCTGTGACGGGCATGCAAAATGCAACGTCACAGTGTATACACGTTCAAATCTAAGCTATGACTATTCATTACAAATTTTCGTGACATTTTCACGACATTTAATGTCCCCTGAACTGAATTAAATTCGTGAAATGTTGTCTAGTCGAAACTTCGTTGCTTGTTGCTGACTTTGCAATATAGAAAAGTCTcgttttaatatatttttgaataacaCTCTTATTAGATGGATGCGGTGGTTGTCAAGAGCATCCTGATCATTGCCATGGtcaatcaaatttttgaagacGGCTTCAGAGTCAATAAATTCTTTCAAAGCCATGGCTGTGAGATACATTtccgaatacttttttttcaatagtgTTTCACCTACATTGCCTGTACTTTCATTAGATGCACATCTAATAgctttttcagctttttggtaGATCCAGAAAACGTCGTTGGAAGGATAGATCAATCCACCCTTATTCTTAAATGTAATTAAACTGTATTCTTCGCAACAGTTGGAGCCCACTAATGCTTCCAGGCATACTTCGTAGCAAAGTTTCGAACGTTTCGCGTGCAAATGCCTGACAACAAAACCTGCCATGTAAGCTATTACACGAGTTGAAAATTCGGTAGTTGTCAAAAAGTTTAGAACGTAACTATGAATATCTATAACATCGCAAGCTGTGGTGACGAATTAAGGATGTTTGGGTGGTTCAATCGGAGACaaaagtacaaaaatataGAAGTTCGTGAATAATTACGTTATATTGCACACTATTCAGTAAATTAGTAGTAACAGAGTAAGAGAAATGCATAAGGTTTACcaggaaatcaaaaattcgacAGAAAAATcacaacaaaaaagaaaaatacaataaacaaaaattgaaataacttTTAGCAGTGAATATGCCTTGATTTCAACTTCTTaacacaaaaatattttattttaatttttactgattacgatcgtaaaaattttttatatactcaaataaaaattataacaatagaACAGCATTTATTGAAGATAGTTGtgagtaaaaattattataaaattaataatttattactgTAAAATATACTGAGAACGTGACAACACTGTGTAGTTGATACGTTGGTAGCTTTAGTATGTCTTTCTTTCATATGAATAAGAGAGGAAAATCTTTGGGTATCAATCTGAGCAGTTACTGGTAAAGTATCGTAGAATTTGTTTGATTGCGACAATCTAGAACGCAATTAATAATGTTAAATGCTTCCAAAGCCGCGACATTTCGCTGGAAAGGTAAAATAGTGACAAAAAGAATATATGGAAAACGGCTTGCTCAACAACAAAGTGGTATAAGTAGAAAGAAAACTAAAGTAACCTCAATAGAAGATGAGGATGGAGTcaacagtgaaaaaaaagagacctaagtcttgaataatttcgaatttttctgctttcagGATCCAGGATTCTGAACCTCTAAACTATATGAACTGAAAGGGAGCGACTGTAAACGTACTGATGATCAGCCTACGTGGATCAGCCAGCGTACAACCTCTTCAGGTGAGTATGAATATCATTTGAATATGAATTGAATAGGATTAGTATGATGTGAGTATAATGACAAACCTATTTCTTGACTGAAAACCGAATCAAACAAGTTGGTTCCATGATCAAAAGCGATATCCAAACACGGATTATACCGGCATGGAGTATTGGGTGGCAATTCCTCTGTGGCAGTATGTGTGTCCAGAGCTTCAGAAAAATAAGTTGCGTCAGTATCTGAACCATTGTCGATCGTCATGGTCTTATGCGATACAGGAGGGCCACGGAATTGTAATAGTGATGGGCTTTTACAGGTAGTGCCCTGAGGTTTCTTTGGCGATGAATCCCACAGACCTTTCTTATATGATGATGGTGGAGCTGGTATTGACCTCATTTTTGTCGCTGTAGCCACTGCTAATCGTAAGTATATACCATAATAATCCGAAAACAAAAGACTATGGTTTGTCGTTGCTTATTAATTCAAActcgaattaaattaaatttcacaGAAAATATTAGTTCAatcgaaatgaatgaaattattttgagaaatttaGTTTAAACTTCGACATATTGGAAATTTAAATATTCACGCACAGAAAATCATTACCTTGTTGTTGAATGTCTGATTGGTTGTCACAAAAgtttcttttaattatttttcgttttttaggAAGAGTCTGATTTGAGAGCGATGCAAATTGTGCCTCATCGGATGTCGATATGCACACGGATTCTCGTTCGATTCTTCGAGCTTCTTCGTAAGTagctgaaaaatataaattggaTTTAAATTTACGATGTGAGAAAATTCTGTCATTTTTGTAGAGCAAGGATAAGATGCAAGCATCAATTATGACCATTTAGTGACTCACAATATGGTCCATAAATCTTGCGGTATTCCAGAATGGGCCAACTGTAATCAGCTTTGTCTTTACGCTTAACTAGTGCTGCCGTCTTAGATGTGGATGGAGGCCAACTGAAGCTAAGAGAACCCAAATCGATCCGACCCCTTGGCACGGTTGCACACCAGTCATTACAAATGACTACGTACCACATCTGAAAATACACAATTGCTACATTGACAACGAAATACACTAAGTTGATTTTTGGTATTGGAAGTTTCCCTTATCGTTAAACATTGACCCCACATGCATGTTACAGGTTCCAGGCTAATGTACCGACtctttttgattcaacaaaaaGACTCGGTAGAACTGTACTGAGGTATGATTAATTGGTTGGAATAACGTTTTGTTCTAGAATTTCAAATGCTTTGAATTAAGATTTTAGTAAAGCActtgaaattccgaaaaaagcATTACTCTGTAGAAtaccaatttttgaaaacaatcCAATCGTAGCAGGTTGAGAGATCAATTCAATACCTTGAGTATTTCTGGTGTGTAATAGTGGGTAGAAGCAGAATTTCCCCCGGTATGGAAGTCCAATGGCTTTTGTGCTAATCTCGTTTATGTTGAATGTTTGGATATTCGACCATTGGTTTCCAACGTGAATTCCAACACTACGCGAATCACATGGATAAATCTGCAGCCGTTCGGTATTCAACAATATTTGACCggtacaatttttctctccatcgaTACCTATATCCTTGATGCGCATAATTCGTCCATCTTCTAAATAACAGCACTTATCCGCCTTCTTCATAGATGACAGTTCGAAATTTCTGAATTGTATGGTTACGTTAGAACATGTGCTTCCTGAAGGTAACTTTCTACCCCTGTGACGTATAATCACTGGTTCTCCTGACTTTATTTGTGAGTTGTGGAGAACGACTCCagaatttctttcgattatGCGATTGTGCAGTTGAGCTAGAGGCTTTGAACCTTTCCGCAATGACTTTTTGATGACTTGCATATGGTTTTCGAATGGGAAGGCGCTAAAACTGTCCAATGGCCCATACAATTTAACATCCTCGGGCAGGTGCACCAAGTTGTGAACATTGTAAATGATTGTCTCTTCACCATAAAGGAGTTTCATTGTTTGCACAAAATATGTCAGCAGTTCTTTGGcatcatcattgttatacATGCAGTCTGTTGGATGGCATAATATGAAGATTGCGCACTGTAATGAACAGATATGCTGCACATTCAGTCTCGGTAGATATTCATGTAATATAACAGGTGACAggtataacaaaaataaacaaaactcTGTTGCCTTCCAGCGATCGAATTCGTCAAGACCTCTAGGTTTCCTACAAAATTCTACTGGGATCCACTGGACCATCGAAATCAAATCTTCAGAAAGTTTCTTGATATTACGTGCATCGAGCTTTGTTGTTTGGTAACCTTTCAACCATAAGCTTATCATCTTTTTAACCACTCCCAGGCAAACCAGGTGCATGTAGTCTAATGGAAAGGTTGAAACCATGAGAAGAGAAATATGTTCGAATGGAGATATACCGGTGTGGTGTTCTTCGTTGACACGATTTTTAAATCCACTATCGGTACGCAGTGGATGATTTTCATCAAGAAACAGCATTTTATGTTGCCGGTATTCACCCTCTTGGAGACATTTACTGCAACCAAAGTATCCTGTATGCCCCTTTGCACAAGTTATAAATGCTCTAGCAGGACTATCGCATATTACCGCTCTAATAGCAATAGTGTACCGAGTGCCAGAAAATTCAAAGCCCTCACGTGTGAGTGTGTTGAACTCATTAATGAATTCCTCCAAAACCTCGAATGGACAACTCGGTTTTGAGTGCCCATGAAACGCACCAATGACAAAAAGATGTGGAAATTGCGGATGATGAATTTGACCTAAAATAGGCCAAAGCTGGCTCTTGGAGCTTTTTGCAATAGGGAGGCcatcaatattaatatttatctGAATAGTATATCCAGCGTCCATGGGCATCTTTGTTATTCTAAGCTGATCCCGTAATGCCGTTCCAAGTccgtaatgaaaataatatccaaAAGTAGTTTTCTTCGTGTGAGTGATGCGTGGGGTACGTAGTAGACTTCGTGCTGAAGAAGTGACTCCTTGAAACCCATTCAACCGGTGGATgcgcaataatttttctacaacACATGCATTAAAAACTCGTGTTTTTTGCCCTCCTCGGCGGGATGGAAGTCACAGTTTTCGGACGAGCGGGCAAAAAACTTGCCAGCGGGCAAAAAACTCTGGCAGCAGGGAAATAAACTCGCCGCCGGGAAAAAAACTCTGTCCGCCGGGAAAAAAACTCTCGTAGCCGTGTAATAAACCAAGAAAGTGCTGCCCCTAGCGTAGAACTATATTGAGTACG is a window of Athalia rosae chromosome 8, iyAthRosa1.1, whole genome shotgun sequence DNA encoding:
- the LOC125502028 gene encoding uncharacterized protein LOC125502028 isoform X1, which translates into the protein MWYVVICNDWCATVPRGRIDLGSLSFSWPPSTSKTAALVKRKDKADYSWPILEYRKIYGPYSTYEEARRIERESVCISTSDEAQFASLSNQTLPKKRKIIKRNFCDNQSDIQQQAVATATKMRSIPAPPSSYKKGLWDSSPKKPQGTTCKSPSLLQFRGPPVSHKTMTIDNGSDTDATYFSEALDTHTATEELPPNTPCRYNPCLDIAFDHGTNLFDSVFSQEIGLSLYSHHTNPIQFIFK
- the LOC125502028 gene encoding uncharacterized protein LOC125502028 isoform X2 — translated: MWYVVICNDWCATVPRGRIDLGSLSFSWPPSTSKTAALVKRKDKADYSWPILEYRKIYGPYSTYEEARRIERESVCISTSDEAQFASLSNQTLPKKRKIIKRNFCDNQSDIQQQVATATKMRSIPAPPSSYKKGLWDSSPKKPQGTTCKSPSLLQFRGPPVSHKTMTIDNGSDTDATYFSEALDTHTATEELPPNTPCRYNPCLDIAFDHGTNLFDSVFSQEIGLSLYSHHTNPIQFIFK
- the LOC125502070 gene encoding uncharacterized protein LOC125502070; translation: MKTSVFFPAASLFPCCQSFLPAEKLLRIHRLNGFQGVTSSARSLLRTPRITHTKKTTFGYYFHYGLGTALRDQLRITKMPMDAGYTIQININIDGLPIAKSSKSQLWPILGQIHHPQFPHLFVIGAFHGHSKPSCPFEVLEEFINEFNTLTREGFEFSGTRYTIAIRAVICDSPARAFITCAKGHTGYFGCSKCLQEGEYRQHKMLFLDENHPLRTDSGFKNRVNEEHHTGISPFEHISLLMVSTFPLDYMHLVCLGVVKKMISLWLKGYQTTKLDARNIKKLSEDLISMVQWIPVEFCRKPRGLDEFDRWKATEFCLFLLYLSPVILHEYLPRLNVQHICSLQCAIFILCHPTDCMYNNDDAKELLTYFVQTMKLLYGEETIIYNVHNLVHLPEDVKLYGPLDSFSAFPFENHMQVIKKSLRKGSKPLAQLHNRIIERNSGVVLHNSQIKSGEPVIIRHRGRKLPSGSTCSNVTIQFRNFELSSMKKADKCCYLEDGRIMRIKDIGIDGEKNCTGQILLNTERLQIYPCDSRSVGIHVGNQWSNIQTFNINEISTKAIGLPYRGKFCFYPLLHTRNTQGIELISQPATIGLFSKIGILQSNAFFGISSALLKS